From a single Nymphaea colorata isolate Beijing-Zhang1983 chromosome 4, ASM883128v2, whole genome shotgun sequence genomic region:
- the LOC116253611 gene encoding uncharacterized protein LOC116253611, protein MAPKKMGVNSKAEAARARKSAAEEERKFKETREKEDAYWREAGEGQKSRAARKKEEDAEKRAEAAARKAEARRIAEQEEKDLEKAGKKPDKKSMRVSIPVPKVTGAELERQREEERRRILLQAEEAKKRQSRMADEEEYERMVLVQNTNREDGLIEAHSVEDALAKMTVDQPLPVDRHPERRLKASFKAFEEAELMKLKAEKPGLTHTQYKDMIWKLWKKSPDNPLNQASGESSA, encoded by the exons ATGGCTCCGAAGAAGATGGGAGTAAACAGCAAGGCGGAGGCTGCCAGGGCTCGGAAGAGCGCGgcggaggaagagaggaagTTCAAGGAGACGCGCGAAAAGGAGGACGCCTACTGGCGGGAAGCCGGGGAAGGCCAGAAGTCCCGCGCCGccaggaagaaggaggaagatgCCGAGAAACGAGCGGAGGCCGCTGCTCGCAAGGCCGAGGCTCGTCGCATCGCCGAGCAGGAGGAGAAGGACCTCGAGAAGGCCGGCAAGAAGCCTGACAAAAAGTCGATGAGGGTCTCCATTCCCGTTCCCAAGGTCACCGGCGCGGAGCTCGAGCGGCAGCGCGAGGAGGAGCGGCGCCGCATCCTCCTCCAGGCGGAGGAGGCCAAGAAGCGGCAGAGCCGGATGGCGGACGAGGAGGAATACGAGCGGATGGTGCTCGTTCAGAACACGAATCGAGAGGATGGCCTGATCGAGGCCCATTCGGTTGAGGACGCCCTCGCGAAGATGACGGTTGATCAGCCGCTGCCCGTGGATCGGCACCCGGAGCGGAGGCTCAAGGCTTCTTTCAAG GCTTTTGAAGAAGCTGAGCTAATGAAATTGAAGGCAGAGAAGCCGGGTCTGACTCATACTCAGTACAAGGACATGATATGGAAGTTGTGGAAGAAATCGCCGGATAATCCTCTCAACCAG